In Kryptolebias marmoratus isolate JLee-2015 linkage group LG2, ASM164957v2, whole genome shotgun sequence, the genomic stretch AGATTCTTTGTTTCCATGCTGCGGCGTTTAAGTCTCTGCGGGTCTCCATCTGTGACCGCATTAACTGAGCAAAGatgaggtggggggggggagtcgAGAATGACAGAAACGAGAGAAACGAAAGGGTGAATGAACAGCCTCCCAGCAGCcagctgttctgcttctttgtcAGACGTACGAGTCATAAAAGTGGAAACTCGTGAGCGAGAACATAGGTGAAAGCAAATACAGACAAGACAGGAAGGAGCAGATTCAAGTGCATGAAAAGGTGAAGCTGGAGAGATGATGAATACACAGAGTATGCTGTGTTTGCATCTGAGCTTTAttagtttatatatataaatatgtttgttaAACCTGAACTGTCTGCACTTCCTGTCAGGCAGAGAGCATCCAACTGAGTCACAGTAAATGAGCTTTAACCATCACTATTTAcactttaaacatgtttaaatgccTGTTGGCTCTTCATGGGCGAGTAACTGTTTTTGAACTACAGATATGTAGCGTTTCACAGCGATCCATTCAGATTTTAATCAGACATTTGTTCTCGACCAGGATGGCTTGTCAGCCAACGTTTCTGAGCAAGAAGCGACGTCGCTAACAAGGCCAACAGAAGTTCCCAACAAGAGCCAGCGTGACACATCATGACCTGTGACAAATATGTTCGTTCTGCCTCAGCACAACTGGACCAGGAGCCTTGAGCGATCCACAAAACTGATGAGCTCATcttaaaaaattgaaaataaaaaaaaaacacagcagtgtgCCAGAGAAATGCAATTAAAAGTCAAAATCAAGAACttgctttacaaataaatccAACCatctggatttattttgtttaaatctgtgaaGCTTCAGTCATTTAATCTGATTCGACGTCGCCAAtttcagttaaatatttaaagtctcTTTGTGTAAATTAATGTAATAAcgatgtctttttttaacatccagCCCTCTTGCTTTCAGTGGGGTTTTGTGTTGAGGTCTAACTTTCCTCTCACTCTCATTAGCTGAGTGTTTTCCCTGAAATAATGAGCACCATGCAAATTAAACAGAACATAGTGACGCattcaaatgttgttgtttttttatatatatagataCTTTTCAAATTATTGAGCCATATGAGGAAACTAAAACACCAGTGAACAAAACGTCCTGAAACAAAGTCTGCTCACTGGCTTCAgtttttttggtgctttttttttgtcatttagacCAGAACAGATTAAAGTTTGACTGGAATTGTTGCgttttatattttgtagttGCTTTCTGTCAGGTACCTCTGAACATCTGATCTgctttcatgccggagttttaaactaagatcatctgatgttaATAATGACAGTTATATGgcgaaccttgaaaatattgttttgctcAATCTCACTATTTATTGCAATAACTCGTGTGATCTGTAAGCATTTGATGTATGtcctgggaatgactctcagctactaccacaccaaattcaagctcaatagctgtaaaagtgactgagttacagcagtttttgtgtctgctatggtccattagctgcggcagccatcttaaactgtaccgactccagaaggtaatcagttgtcgacgtacatccagtaattactttctgaaagtttcactaaaatctatccagtgggccatgaaatattttgctaacagaccgaccAAGAAACACGCAGATAAATATGTGACaagcttcaataaaaaaacaacaaagttatagcaatgaaactctcagacattgcttgtattttgatttcttttttttcaaggagattttatagatattgtgactcagtttcagcttaaatttgtaagaaaatacttttttggaTATGCTAAACGACTAAAAGAAAGGGGTGCTCGTGATTCATTCAGTCTGGTGTCCAGCAGGTGACCTCAGAGGCACTCAATAAACTCTTTATCAGGGAGAACTCTGAGCGAGGTTTCACACACCCTTCAGCTGATCAGCCTCAGATTGACGAAAGGttcaagtttgaaaaaaaaagaaccaagtCGCAGAGATAACATCAGGCCctgagaagctgcagctctCTTATCAGCTCCAAAGTGAGCATCTGCATCATCTGAccgtcaacacacacacacagaaattcAAATTCAAAGCATCTGCTCGTCTCAAAACTCCACTTCTTTCAGGTTTCTGACTGTTTTACGCCTCATTTAATGGCGTGAAGACGTGACATCCCTCCTCAGCTCCAGGATGACCCCAGAGCGTCTCAGCTTCAGAGGGAGAGAAGCCAAAGCCAAAGAAGATTCCCAACACAggttcctgttttctttcagcGCTGGCTGCAGATTCCTCCGAGGCAGTTTGTGCAGGAGGGGGGGGTGATTAAGGAGCAGACGCCGAGCGTATCTGATGAACTGTCTGAGAGCAGATGGCCGTCAGATGAGGCTCTCCATCAAAGGCCTTCAGCTGGACAGGGTTCGTGTCGGGAGCAGACGTGCTGCACCTCTCGATGCAAAGCATTACCCAACTGCTCACCTTGAGTGTCTTCACAGGGCAGACACTTCGACACAGGCGAAGATTTTAACCTCCGGTATAGATGCTTAACTCTCACCTCTCGTggaaagtttcttctttttcaccGTTAAATGGTTTTTGGCGTGCAGGACAGGCAGCTGTGTGATGCTGCGGGCTTGTTTCTTTGTGACAAAGAAGATCCGGTTTCAAATTGGTTGCTTAAGTTGTTTCTGTTGCCTGTCAACACAAATGGGCCTCTCCAGTGCTGGGATAATCTCCAGTAACTGAATTCaactttaaaatgagtctgaatTGTATATTTTGTCACACCTGGGAGATAACCAGATCATAGATCTCTTCCCCCGTTCTGACATCCGGTTACAACTTCAACAAGCCGTCTTCGATGCATCAACTTGTCTAAAGCCTTTAAGTTGCTGCCATGAGATCAGCTTTTTACTGTTGTATTTtggtattgtttgtttttccatttccaaCTTCTCTTTAGCACCTTCACTGCTGAGCACTGAGACACTTCTGTGTCTTCTGTTTGTGAGAAGCCCCATAATTACCCCACCTGTCAGCAAACGAACCGCAACAACAGAGATGATGGTTGTTTTCTGTATCTCGCTGTGTTCTGTCCACCTTCTCGGGAACAGAAAGTGCCcctctgccttttttattttcagcccCTGTAACTGGTTATAATGAACGAATGAACACTCTGATATGATACAACATTtcaagctctttttttgtgacTTCCAGTCGGTGAATAATGCAGTAAATATTGTTGGAGATGCTCCTTGATGGTTTAGTAACTCAaacattatgtttttgtctcgctaaaatgtaagttttctgtgcagaaaaacatctaaatacattttcatcGTATTTTGTGCACGGTAGGTGAGTAACAAGTCATCTTATCTCTCATTTCACAAGCTGTATATGaagaatttatatttattacaatttgtttatattattttggaacaaaacagcatttcatGGAGTGGGAACAGCATGTGTAACATCTCATGAAGCCATCTAGTCTGTGACGTACAGACTAGATGGCCTGCATTACCCCGGCCTGCATCCACGTCTCTGTGGTGCTGCTGTGCTGATCTGTGGATGCACTTGGTGCTCCTTTCCCACCACCATCACTGAGCTCAGAAATATGATGCTGATTCAGGACTCTCGTgttgttgcttgttttgttttgttttttatataaaaaaaaaacaagtggaagatcagtttaaataaagatattcTAACTTTAAAGAGTGCCTCAGTTTAAAGCTCTGTTTCCTTTTGCTCAGATTTTGTTCCTTTGCTTTAAAAGTTTACCCAATATTAACATTTATACATCGATGATTCATCccccatcccccccccccctttttttctatttaattaaACACATCTGTAACTCTGTCCTATTTACAAACATCTGGCTTGCCCTCCAGCCTCCAGGGGATTCCAGCAGCAGCCTCACATCGTTATAAAAACTCAGTGTGGGTCTGAGCGATCTGTGTGGGGTCTTCAAAAGAGCTTCTCCTTCTCCGGCTACACACTGAAGGTATGAGCCAAACGTCCACCATCCTCAGGTGATGTCATCATCCACTGGTAGCTGACTGGTTATGCAGTGACCTAAATAGTTCATTTCATTAAGCTGCCTTTATTATTTAGTTATAGCCTTAAGGGCGATATGAGACTAGAGGAAATCATgaagtgacatttttttgtttctggaaatCATGCAACTCCTACTTTAGCTTTATGGGTGAGCCTAAATTCAGAGGCATATTGTGAACTGTTAAAAACCctctgtggtaaaaaaaaaacaaacaaaaaaactataccTTTACTACATCTACAGTATGTAAGTGTGTTCATCAAGCATATCATatagatttaaagtaaaaataaaatacaggtaAATGTATCACATTTAGTGGCATTGCTAATAAGTATACTTATAGCAGAAAGCCAAGCTTCTCACACGGAATCCATAAAACCAGTTTgtcatttattgttcataaaagaaaatgtgtatttgATTAAATGTACCTGCTTACTAGGAAAAATGAAGCTATCAGATAACTAGGGTTGTAATATGTGATGGAGAAAATGTTGAACGAAACTTTATTAGGACGTTAAAGTGTTTACGTTTGAGAAATAAAGTAACTGGgctttaaacatatatttttaattccTGCGCCATGTTTTATGTTGAGAATGAGCACGATGGACCCTCCACGCAGGTAGGCGGCGCTGTTGCCTGTTCGTATCATTTCTCTCGGCTCCTGTCAAAGCGACAGGAAAACAAACGCGTTTCACTTCCGTGTGACCTTGTATGAATGAGTTCCGCTTCGCCGTGTAGCCCGACAACTTGTCTTAACTTCAACCCATCAGAGTTGGGTCGCTGACAGCTGCTGCTTTCACATGGATTACACCGCGAATCAAAGCGGCTTCAGACAGCGTAAGTTACGTACGTGAATCTGCCGTGAAACTAGCGTTAGATCGAACGTAGCGTGTCCTGGCAGCTGTCTGGAGTCCGGCGTTTACTGTATTGTAAGGCTAGCTTGTTGTGCTTAACCGGTTAAGGCGAATGAATAAGAAATAAACTGCTTACAATTACTCAAACACCTTACAAAACCTATGTAGTAAGTTATGTGGTGCGCAAACGGGGCTCGTAGCTTCTGTACGAACTTAATGTACGGGTATGCTAACAGTGCTAGTTGGCTAATTGAACGTGGAATCCGGTGTTGTGTTGAGCTTTGTTATCCCGGCAATTGAGATCCGTTTCCTCGACAGCCGTAGTAGACTATAGTCAGTGTTTAGCCATCGGGGTGTGTTTGCTGCTACTATAGAGAAAAAGGGAACAAGGGAGGACGAATATATATATTTCGTCTTTTACTTAAAGTACAATCTCCTAACGGCCGACATACCGAGAGGAAACCTAGACGAGGGTACGAAGTCATACACAACACCAAGCTTGTGTGGttcatattgtattttataCTTAAGGTGTTCTAATTCTAATTTAGGTTGACAccattattatttcttttattattatcattattattacagTTTAATGTTATTGTCATATTAGTTTACTGCACAGCTCCACCAGATTTTGACTGGCATTAAAAAGTGCTAATATTCATTATgcgattttaaaaaaacattaatgaaaGAGTCACACAGCTGCAATTAACAGTTTGATTTCAAAACTTTGTGCGTTTACCGTACAtggtaaacaaacaacaagttGCAGCTGATGTGATCTTGTGATGAGGGTGCGATGATGAGGGTGATGATGTGATCGCTCTTTGTTTCTGGGAAACACATTGAAGAGCTCTTTCTTCTTAGAGAGCGCAGCTCATGAATGAGGGCACATTAATCAGACAAATCAGAGTCATTGTCATACTCACATTTGTATAATAAGCCGTCTGCTGCAGATGTAAAGCAGTCTGTCACAACCTGTTAACCTTTGTTGTTATTAGTGAAGAACCTTAAAAATAGAATGtagaagtgattttatttattaagtttattacaaattcaacaaaatatcaggtgtggagggaaaaaaaactgtttaggtGACTTTTTAggatagaaaaacaaagatatgCATGCTCGTTCAtaggatttttctttatttttggctttctgtttgtgtttttgtctgtttttatggaTCGTCTGAaggtagaaagaaaaaacacttcacTGCCTCTTGGGTTGTCGGATCTCTTtctctaaactttttttttttccaccagagCCAAGTATGCGTCTGAGGAACAGTTCTGTGGATGGTCCCGATGGCAGCCAGCTGTTTGAGGACACAAGTGGAGCTGGGCCTGCGTCTCAGGGCACCTATAGGTGAGAGCCGTCCCCGTCCAGGTTGAAACCTGgctgattattaaaaaacttCTGTGTCAATTGTGAAGAAATACAGTATTTTCCAACATCAGCCTTGCTTCTTGCTTAATTTGCATCACATACTTGTATCTTTTACCAATGAATCTGACTTCCTGTTGGCAGGAACCAGCATGCCGGCGCTCAGGCCCCAGGATTATCCGGTCAGTCCTTCCTGTCAGACCCCATGTCCAACCTGGCCATGGCATACGGCAGCTCACTGGCATCTCAGGGGAGGGAAATGGTGGATAAGAATGTAAGCCTGGCTCATAAATTCAATTCCACTTACTAGGAAAAGGCTCCTGTAAAGTATTGCTGTCATGATGAACCTTGCATTGAAAGCAGCCTGAACAGCACCAGATAACACCCGTACGTCTGTACGTCTGTGCGTGTGCTTGTTACAGTTGGACCGCTTCATCCCCATTTCCAAACTGAAATACTACTTCGCTGTTGACACGATGTACGTCGGGAAGAAGCTTGGCCTGTTGGTTTTTCCTTACATGCACAAGGTaagcttgtttgtctgtgccgTTTAAATCTCCTTGTTAGGCTGATTGAATTGTAGAAGTACAAGTCAggagaagttttaaaaaataggtTCAGACTGAAATAAACTACGTCCTTCCAGTTGTGTCAGGAAAAGCAAACAACCTCTTACATAAATGTTTTCTAATGTTGCGTTTTTTCTCCTTGGGATAcacctctttctctctgtcttgaACTCCTTTTTATGCCCAAACTCAGCACATCTCACtataaaatgttcagttttggtGGCGCAGATTCGTTAAAGGgttgattgttttttgtgtgtgtgtgtgtgtttgttcgtAGAACTGGGAGGTGAGTTACCAGCAGGACACGCCCGTCGCCCCACGTTTTGACGTCAACGCCCCGGATCTTTACATTCCCACCATGGGCTTCATCACATACATCCTGGTGGCTGGGCTGGCTCTCGGCACACAGAACAGGTACGCGCAAATCTGCGCTCCGGACGTCTGGGCTGAGCGATACGCCTCCTACAAATCTGACGAATGATCGAGCTCTTTCAagtagcagccattttgttttgttttcagtagcgGATAGAGTGATTTTTAGCATgtgttgaatttaaaaagcGAGGACCAACGGGGCCACAGAAAGGTGCTCAGATGAATTGTACACCTGAAGAAATTGCAGTACAACTCAACTACGTCAGAAACTGTATAGATGAGCAAAAAAATCAGTTATGTGATCATTTGTTTGTCTTGGGTGTCATTTTGTACGTTTATTCTAGCCAAAGACAAATGGTTCATCAGGACTATGGtagtttttatagtttaatgATTACATTAAAGTTCCTGGTGTGTAGACTTCTGACCTCCTCATGCTTGCATCGGCCAGGTTTTCTCCGGAGCTGCTGGGAGTTCAGGCCAGCTCAGCCTTGGTGTGGTTGATCATGGAGGTCCTGGCAGTCCTGTTGTCCCTTTACCTCGTCACTGTGAACACAGACCTCACCACCATAGACCTTTTAGCCTTTTCTGGGTACAAATACGTTGGGTATGTACACGTCTCTGCCAACGTTAGCCTCTTAGGGTTTTTACTCTGTTGACTTACgactgcctctctctctctctctctttgtgccGACAGAATGATCGTCGGTGTCGTAGCGGGTCTTTTGTTTGGGAGGCCAGCGTATTACCTCGCACTGCTGTGGTGCTGTGCAGCCATCTTTGTCTTTATGGTGAGTGCGTGCGTTTTCTGTTCTGGTAATAAATGCAGGGAATGATGTTATCACATTCGTCTGTAGATTGAGTGATCGTTGCTGATGTGGAATTTCTGATgagtattttccagactataaggcgcacctaaaagccttgaattttctcaaaaaacgacagtgcgtcttataatccagtttGACCTacagtgcggaaaatacggtataaaTAATTATAAGTAAACCTATTTTTATAGATTCCAGAGCAAGACCTGCTGTcttattttcagtcagtttgCTCCTTCAGATTTTTGGGTCAGGTCTTGCAGAGTTCTCCTGCGTCGCTCTCGACCTTACAGGGTGCCATAAAAAGAACTTGACCCAAATAGGTTTGCTTCATGCGATATTGTGAAACGTCACGCTCAGAATGTGTGTGCAGCTAATATGAGCTTTAGCTAAAtcaactgagttatagccattttgtgttgggaATTGATTAGTTGGAGAACCCGTCCAGGGGTTCGTGAGCTTACTTCTCGTTGTGTGACGATGTTTGGAGCTTGAAGGACAAGGGATAAACGCAGACACAAAGTTTCTTACCAACAATATGTTTGaacttgtgtcttttttttgacCTTCCAAACACAAGAAGTCAATTGTTGCACAAGCGGCACATGAGTCAGTCCTGCCCACATGACGCCTCGGTGGCTTTAAGCTCCTCTGATGTTTCTCGCCAGATCCGCACTCTGCGTCTGAAGCTGCTGTCCGAGGCGGCGGCTGAAGGGAAGCTGGTGCGAGGAGCCAGGAACCAGCTGAGGATGTACCTCACCATGTCCATCGCGGCAGCGCAGCCCGTCTTCATGTACTGGCTCACCTACCATCTCGTCAGATAAGAGCTACGGCCCTCGTGCGGAGGATGGACTCGGCTGTCTGCACGTCATATCagccagttttaaaacaaaaaaacaaaaaaaaaaccactccacacacacagactgagtcCCTCATGGAGCCGAGCAACAAGACGGCAGAGAAGAGGTGAAACTTTACTACCTTCTGTCGCACAGCACAGCCCTGTTAgcctttgccttttttttatatttaatgtctTCAACGTTTGTAGCAAGTTGCTTTAAGTTTGTTTCTAAACTGtaattaaatgttaattatgttgttttttttatataaatatttatgtgcGTTTATGGATAGTTAAACTATCGTGGCAGGTTTTGTTTTCGGTCCGATCGTCACAGCTGATGTTTTTGAGCCAACAGGAAGAAAGCACATTAACCTCCCACAAACAGGACTTTTGAGGCCGTGAAGGAACTCTGATCTGGGCTAAAAACTGATCAGCTGGCTTGGCCTGAATGTTTAGCTCGACCGTAATGTGCGAACTAAAGCGAATCGCTCTTCCTGTCACAGTTTGACCGGGAGGAAAAAGGGTTTTCGAGCGGAGGCGTGAAAccacagttttaaatatttaatcctTTGTCGTCATTCGTGTAAGTTTTTTCTGCCTGGCGTCTTTCGAACAGAGAGATCACTTTTATGGAGACGTTAGTTGGAAACCTCAAAAGATCCAACCAGTTggtttcaatattttttttgtttgttttttttagaaatgaagtTTATTTGCTGCTCAGGTTGAAAGTCAGAAGGAGTAAAGATGGTTTTAGTCTTTGGAAATTGGAAACACTGTAATTTGATGTAGCTTTGTGTTTGTAATCTTCTGCtaatacatgtttgttttttttcataattcaCATAAATTATTTcggaaaattaaaaacagaagttttgcattttatctGAAAAGGATGAACCTTTAGCTTCAACTCGATGGAGCTGAAGCTACTTTTGATACAGGAAGTCCTTCTTTAAAGAGGACACACGACCTTAAAGACTAACATTTTAGAAAGtagttttttaataatcagtCACAGCTTCACTTCAGCTTTCAATCATCTTTGACACCAAGTACAAATTAAGCATCATagtggctaaaaaaaacaaacttgctaCGTGTccacaagatttgtttttcatatcCCCGATGTTTGCAGCTAAATTTCTGTTCCACCATGGGTAAGACGTCCTTGAACGCAGCAGAGATCAAGTTTCcctaggagaaaaaaaattgtgaatttaCAAAACCCAATAAATAGTAAAACCAtgaagacagttttgtgtttttatagacAACTtgatgtaaatatatttttgtttatttgactcTGTGCTTCACAGATGAACAGACTTAGCAGCTGAAAGACAAGAACATTTATTCGGTTGATTGATAATGCATAAATGACAAAGTGATTTcaaagaatttgtttttgtaaatctttgCCAAAGATCCAAACTTGTAACATTTGTTTCCAAACATTAAGGTGAATTTCCTCCATGAGAGATTTTGACATGTAGCAAATCTACACGAGTAACtggtcagatttttaaaaaaaatcaaacttagTTTGTAAGTTTTGAAAACACATCGTCTGTGTAGAAAATGtcttaaatgtcattaaaaccTTAAACTGCGCTTCCTCAGTGCTACATAATAACTGAGAAATGTGATCAAACATGATTAGTCTTAAATATGTGCAAGCAGCATCAGCTAACATTAggatacatttaaaaacaagaatatgcAGCGGTGCTCTGAGCAAATACTAAATGATAACATGGGTATGGGTTTTAAAACGATTAAGGTGACGTGTTTgtactgaaaagaaaacaggcaggTTGAGTTTTTTCTCC encodes the following:
- the yif1b gene encoding protein YIF1B isoform X2; translated protein: MDYTANQSGFRQQPSMRLRNSSVDGPDGSQLFEDTSGAGPASQGTYRNQHAGAQAPGLSGQSFLSDPMSNLAMAYGSSLASQGREMVDKNLDRFIPISKLKYYFAVDTMYVGKKLGLLVFPYMHKNWEVSYQQDTPVAPRFDVNAPDLYIPTMGFITYILVAGLALGTQNRFSPELLGVQASSALVWLIMEVLAVLLSLYLVTVNTDLTTIDLLAFSGYKYVGMIVGVVAGLLFGRPAYYLALLWCCAAIFVFMIRTLRLKLLSEAAAEGKLVRGARNQLRMYLTMSIAAAQPVFMYWLTYHLVR
- the yif1b gene encoding protein YIF1B isoform X1 gives rise to the protein MDYTANQSGFRQRKLQPSMRLRNSSVDGPDGSQLFEDTSGAGPASQGTYRNQHAGAQAPGLSGQSFLSDPMSNLAMAYGSSLASQGREMVDKNLDRFIPISKLKYYFAVDTMYVGKKLGLLVFPYMHKNWEVSYQQDTPVAPRFDVNAPDLYIPTMGFITYILVAGLALGTQNRFSPELLGVQASSALVWLIMEVLAVLLSLYLVTVNTDLTTIDLLAFSGYKYVGMIVGVVAGLLFGRPAYYLALLWCCAAIFVFMIRTLRLKLLSEAAAEGKLVRGARNQLRMYLTMSIAAAQPVFMYWLTYHLVR